Proteins encoded by one window of Aspergillus puulaauensis MK2 DNA, chromosome 4, nearly complete sequence:
- a CDS encoding L-rhamnonate dehydratase (COG:M;~EggNog:ENOG410PJ5V;~InterPro:IPR023444,IPR029065,IPR036849,IPR013342, IPR013341,IPR029017;~PFAM:PF13378,PF02746;~go_function: GO:0050032 - L-rhamnonate dehydratase activity [Evidence IEA]), with product MASTTATFPRIKEIRTFLIDGVGSGGDYHNVKGGHWLIDSDISTPMTRWAQYRGSRTSWGINVLGSFCVEIEATDGTKGFATGFGGPPACWLAHQHFERFLIGADPRDVNELFEKMYRGSMFYGRKGLPIAVISVIDLALWDLVGKIRNEPVYKLIGGATRSRLDFYCTGPQPASAKKAGFVGAKVALPHGPDEGVEGLVKNIEYLRKQRESVGPNFPLRVDCYMSLNVPYTIELVKRAEAEGLHIDWWEECLTPDDFDGHALLKRAHPTVKFTTGEHEYSRFGFRKLVEGRNIDIIQPDVMWLGGLTELLKVSALAAAYDIPVVPHASGPYSYHFVVSQPNTPFQEYLANSPDGHTVEPVFGNLFVNEPIPTKGYLDVSILDKPGFGLELSPSAPLIPATSVLNPAPARSLAPPATEQDKTGTNGASH from the exons ATGGCTTCTACTACAGCAACATTTCCCCGCATCAAAGAGATTCGCACATTCCTCATCGACGGAGTTGGATCCGGCGGTGATTATCACAAT GTCAAAGGCGGCCACTGGCTGATCGATAGTGACATCTCTACCCCCATGACGCGATGGGCACAATATCGAGGATCACGAACATCGTGGGGTATCAATGTTCTGGGATCTTTCTGCGTGGAAATTGAAGCAACCGATGGAACCAAGGGCTTTGCAACCGGATTTGGTGGCCCTCCTGCTTGCTGGCTCGCACACCAACACTTTGAACGTTTCCTGATTGGCGCAG ACCCTCGTGACGTCAACGAGCTCTTCGAGAAGATGTACCGCGGATCTATGTTCTACGGCAGGAAAGGTCTTCCCATCGCCGTCATCTCCGTGATTGATCTCGCCCTCTGGGATCTCGTTGGCAAGATTCGCAATGAGCCAGTGTACAAGCTCATCGGCGGAGCCACCCGCTCCCGCCTAGACTTCTACTGCACAGGACCTCAACCTGCCTCTGCAAAGAAAGCGGGTTTCGTCGGCGCAAAGGTTGCTCTTCCTCACGGGCCGGACGAGGGAGTCGAAGGACTTGTCAAGAACATTGAATACCTCCGCAAACAGCGCGAGAGCGTTGGCCCTAACTTCCCCCTCCGTGTCGACTGCTATATGTCCCTGAACGTCCCCTACACCATTGAACTAGTCAAGcgcgccgaagccgaggGCCTGCACATCGACTGGTGGGAGGAATGTCTCACCCCCGACGACTTTGACGGCCACGCCCTGCTCAAGCGCGCCCATCCCACCGTCAAGTTCACCACCGGCGAACACGAGTACTCCCGCTTCGGCTTCCGCAAGCTGGTCGAGGGCCGCAAcatcgacatcatccagcCCGACGTCATGTGGCTCGGCGGCCTGACGGAACTCCTCAAGGTATCTGCCCTTGCTGCCGCATATGATATCCCTGTAGTCCCTCATGCCTCCGGCCCTTATTCCTACCACTTCGTCGTCTCGCAGCCCAACACCCCGTTCCAGGAATACCTCGCCAACTCGCCTGATGGCCACACCGTCGAGCCAGTTTTCGGTAACCTCTTCGTCAACGAACCAATCCCTACAAAGGGCTACCTGGACGTCTCTATCCTCGACAAGCCGGGCTTCGGTCTAGAACTTAGCCCATCTGCTCCTCTGATCCCTGCCACATCAGTCCTAAACCCCGCCCCCGCTAGAAGCCTTGCTCCACCGGCCACAGAACAAGATAAGACTGGAACCAACGGCGCATCTCATTAA